The Carnobacterium divergens genome includes a window with the following:
- a CDS encoding FtsW/RodA/SpoVE family cell cycle protein, which translates to MKKLKYLDYYIFIPYLILSVLGILMVYSASSFVATIPPISSTPDHFFKLQSAFVLMGLFVSFLVMSFKYEMLKNKRLVMFALLVIALSLLYLFFFGKALNGAAGWLSIFGFNLQPAEFCKIVIIWYFAFIFSKKQRSIVHDFRNTVTPPLTIFLFFLLLIAMQPDIGGAGIILVIGVVMIFASGVSVSLGIGSGLLGIGVIFGVLEMVQKLGENTPFLDKYQYQRFVAFWDPFSVSETVGNQLVNSYYALSRGGLFGVGIGQSVQKTGYLPEPYTDFIMSILGEEFGLLGIFVVVTLFVFLILRIYLIGIRAKDAFGSLLCIGIATMLLVQGFINLGGVVGLLPITGVTFPFISYGGSSTLVLTISIGLVLNVSATEKMKREKMRLEKLAR; encoded by the coding sequence ATGAAAAAATTAAAATATCTTGATTATTATATTTTTATACCATATTTAATCCTATCCGTACTTGGCATTTTAATGGTATACAGTGCCAGTAGTTTTGTGGCAACTATTCCACCAATTAGTAGTACGCCAGATCATTTTTTTAAATTACAAAGTGCATTTGTGCTGATGGGGCTTTTCGTTTCATTTTTGGTGATGTCCTTTAAGTATGAAATGTTAAAAAATAAACGTTTAGTTATGTTTGCTCTATTAGTAATTGCACTTTCCTTATTGTACTTGTTTTTCTTTGGAAAAGCTTTAAATGGAGCAGCAGGTTGGTTAAGTATTTTTGGATTTAATTTACAACCAGCTGAATTTTGTAAAATTGTTATTATTTGGTATTTTGCATTTATTTTTTCTAAAAAACAACGAAGTATTGTGCATGATTTTAGAAATACAGTAACCCCGCCATTAACGATTTTCTTATTTTTCTTACTATTGATTGCCATGCAGCCTGATATTGGTGGCGCTGGAATTATATTAGTTATCGGGGTTGTCATGATTTTTGCAAGTGGGGTGTCCGTTTCTTTAGGGATTGGATCCGGTTTGCTGGGGATTGGTGTTATTTTTGGTGTTTTAGAAATGGTTCAAAAACTTGGAGAGAACACTCCCTTTTTAGATAAATATCAATACCAACGTTTTGTAGCTTTTTGGGATCCATTTTCAGTGTCTGAAACTGTAGGGAATCAACTTGTAAATTCTTACTATGCGTTAAGTCGCGGCGGACTTTTTGGTGTAGGAATTGGTCAAAGTGTTCAAAAGACAGGGTATCTACCAGAGCCTTACACGGATTTTATTATGTCTATTTTAGGTGAAGAGTTTGGTCTTTTGGGAATTTTTGTTGTAGTGACACTCTTTGTCTTTTTAATTTTAAGAATTTATTTAATTGGTATTCGTGCAAAAGATGCTTTTGGTTCATTGCTTTGTATTGGAATTGCCACAATGTTATTAGTGCAAGGATTCATTAATTTAGGAGGCGTTGTAGGGCTTTTACCAATCACTGGGGTTACATTCCCATTTATTAGTTACGGTGGTTCTAGTACCCTTGTTTTGACGATTTCAATCGGTTTAGTGTTGAACGTCAGCGCGACTGAAAAAATGAAACGTGAAAAAATGCGTTTAGAAAAATTAGCGAGATAG
- a CDS encoding YlaN family protein yields the protein MSEFVQKEMALTALMEDAERIYTLISSQKKHLCLAQCPAFEEVVDTQMYGFSREIAYASKIGIVSEDEGHRILSDLEKTLNDVYTEMYDEKREQV from the coding sequence ATGTCAGAATTTGTCCAAAAAGAGATGGCATTAACTGCATTGATGGAAGACGCAGAACGAATATATACGTTAATAAGTAGTCAAAAAAAGCATTTATGTTTAGCGCAATGTCCTGCATTTGAAGAAGTTGTTGATACACAAATGTATGGTTTTTCCAGAGAAATCGCCTATGCTAGTAAAATTGGCATTGTTTCAGAGGATGAAGGCCATCGGATATTAAGCGACTTAGAAAAAACACTAAATGACGTTTACACTGAAATGTATGACGAAAAAAGAGAGCAAGTTTAG